CCCAGGTCGTCCGCGCCGTAGTGCAGGGAGAGCTGGCCCGCCTCCTTGCCGACGGTGAGCCAGGAGCCCTGGATGTGGGCGATGTTGTCGAGGAAGAGCCGCGCGATGGCGATCATGCGCAGGTACTCGAAGATCGTCGCCTGGGTCCGGCCCTTGAGGTGGTTGTTCTCGGGCTGGTAGGTGTACGGGATGAAGGCGCGGAAGCCGCCCGTGCGGTCCTGGGTGTCCCGGATCATCGCGATGTGCTCGATGCGCTCGGCGTTGGTCTCGCCGGTGCCCATCAGCATGGTGGAGGTGGACTCCACGCCCAGCCGGTGGGCGATCTCCATGATCTCCAGCCAGCGTTCGCCCGACTCCTTGAGCGGGGCGATGGCCTTGCGCGGCCGCGCGGGCAGCAGCTCGGCTCCGGCGCCCGCGAAGGAGTCGAGGCCGGCCGCGTGGATGCGGCGGATGGCCTCTTCGGCGGAGACCCCCGAGATCCTGGCCATGTGCTCGACCTCGGACGCGCCGAGGGAGTGGATGACCAGCTGCGGGAAGTCCTTCTTGATGGCGGAGAAGTGGTGCTCGTAGTACTCGACGCCGTAGTCCGGGTGGTGGCCGCCCTGGAACATGATCTGCGTGCCGCCGAGCTCGACGGTCTCCGCGCAGCGGCGCAGGATGTCGTCGAGGTCGCGGGACCAGCCCTTCTTCGCGTCCTTGGGGGCCGCGTAGAAGGCGCAGAACTTGCACGCCGTGACACAGACGTTGGTGTAGTTGATGTTGCGCTCGATGATGTACGTCGCGATGTGCTCGGTACCCGCGTAGCGGCGCCGGCGCACGGCGTCGGCGGCCTGGCCCAGGGCGTGCAGCGGAGCGTCGCGGTAGAGGTCGAGCGCCTCTTCCCTGGTGATCCGGCCCCCCGCGGCTGCGCGGTCGAGGACAGACTGGAGAGCGGCCTGGTCGGTCACCGGTGCGTCACCTTTCGGCGGTGTGTCAAGGTCCGGACCGATCCAGCGTACGCCAGCGCCCCCCGGCGGCCGTCAGGGGCTTCGGGTGGGGTCTCCCTCCGGGTTTCCGGCCGGCGCGTCACCCGACCTGTAGTGCAGGGTTCCGCCGTCGTCGAGGGTGAACCGCTCGTCCGCGGAGCCGGCCGAGCAGCCGGTACGCGCCGATGGTCCGCGGTTCGCCGGCTTCGAGCGGCTGCGTCGCGTCCCCCGCCCCCTCCCCCGAGCTCCGGGCCGGACCACGGGTGGGGCCCGGACCCCGGCACCTTGGGGGGTGCAGGGCGACGGGGAGCGGGGGTCC
Above is a window of Streptomyces subrutilus DNA encoding:
- the mqnC gene encoding cyclic dehypoxanthinyl futalosine synthase, which encodes MTDQAALQSVLDRAAAGGRITREEALDLYRDAPLHALGQAADAVRRRRYAGTEHIATYIIERNINYTNVCVTACKFCAFYAAPKDAKKGWSRDLDDILRRCAETVELGGTQIMFQGGHHPDYGVEYYEHHFSAIKKDFPQLVIHSLGASEVEHMARISGVSAEEAIRRIHAAGLDSFAGAGAELLPARPRKAIAPLKESGERWLEIMEIAHRLGVESTSTMLMGTGETNAERIEHIAMIRDTQDRTGGFRAFIPYTYQPENNHLKGRTQATIFEYLRMIAIARLFLDNIAHIQGSWLTVGKEAGQLSLHYGADDLGSIMLEENVVSSAGAKHRSNRQEIIDLIRKAGRTPAQRATTYEHLLVHDDPANDPADDRVVSHISSTALEGGTAHPELKLIATN